The proteins below are encoded in one region of Candidatus Moraniibacteriota bacterium:
- a CDS encoding peroxiredoxin: protein MSHTLVDKKVPSVVFKTRVRDESLGGENPFRWQDLTSEEIFSGKKVVIFALPGAFTPTCSTTHAPGYEAKYAEFQKLGIDQVICLSVNDAFVMKQWADKLGIKQVFMLPDGNAEFTRKMGMLVRKENLGFGERSWRYSMYVEDGTIQQMFIEEGFSDDYSEDPFEVSDADHMLAYLQAKK from the coding sequence ATGTCACACACACTTGTAGACAAAAAAGTCCCGTCAGTCGTTTTCAAGACCAGGGTTCGTGATGAATCTCTCGGAGGAGAGAATCCGTTCCGTTGGCAAGACCTCACGTCTGAGGAAATATTCTCAGGAAAAAAAGTAGTGATTTTCGCTCTTCCTGGAGCATTCACTCCTACGTGCTCGACGACACACGCCCCAGGCTACGAAGCCAAATATGCAGAGTTTCAGAAGCTCGGCATCGATCAGGTGATCTGCCTCTCGGTAAACGATGCTTTCGTGATGAAGCAGTGGGCAGACAAGCTCGGTATCAAGCAGGTGTTTATGCTTCCTGATGGCAATGCAGAATTCACCAGAAAGATGGGGATGCTCGTCCGAAAAGAAAATCTCGGATTTGGAGAACGCTCTTGGCGTTACAGTATGTATGTCGAGGATGGTACGATACAGCAGATGTTCATCGAAGAAGGATTCTCTGATGATTACTCCGAAGACCCATTCGAAGTATCTGATGCAGATCATATGCTCGCGTATCTCCAAGCCAAGAAGTAA
- a CDS encoding virulence protein RhuM/Fic/DOC family protein encodes MKKQEMKKQAVIYQAKSGAVELQGDFQHETIWATQAQIADIFGTQRPAITKHLRNIFVDGELKEKSVSSILEHTAADGKNYKTQFYNLDAVISIGYRVNSKQATLFRIWATQTLRTHIVDGYTINRSRIGKNYDAFMQAVTDVKSLLPKGMKSDTGSILELVRLFADTWMSLDAYDREAFDIKKPTKKKVALTGARLTASVAVLKTELMTKGEATELFASERTHDALEGIVGNVMQAFGGTDVYPSIESKAAHLLYFIVKNHPFVDGNKRTGAYSFVWFLNWAKVLDTTRLTPEALTAITLLIAESDPKDKDKLVKLVIMLISKK; translated from the coding sequence ATGAAAAAACAAGAAATGAAAAAACAGGCAGTCATTTATCAGGCGAAATCAGGAGCAGTTGAGCTTCAGGGTGATTTTCAGCATGAAACAATTTGGGCGACACAGGCTCAAATTGCAGATATTTTTGGAACACAAAGACCAGCTATTACGAAACATCTGCGTAATATTTTTGTGGACGGTGAGCTAAAAGAAAAATCAGTTAGTTCCATTTTGGAACATACTGCCGCAGATGGAAAAAACTATAAAACTCAATTTTATAACCTCGATGCGGTTATCTCGATTGGATATCGGGTGAATAGTAAACAAGCAACGCTTTTTCGCATTTGGGCGACGCAGACTTTGCGGACGCATATTGTCGATGGATACACTATTAATCGTTCGCGGATAGGCAAGAATTATGATGCTTTTATGCAAGCCGTGACCGATGTGAAGTCACTTCTACCGAAAGGAATGAAGAGTGATACCGGAAGTATCCTCGAGCTCGTGCGCTTGTTCGCAGACACGTGGATGTCTCTCGATGCGTACGACAGAGAAGCATTTGATATCAAGAAACCCACCAAGAAGAAAGTGGCACTCACGGGAGCCAGACTCACTGCAAGCGTCGCTGTTCTCAAAACCGAGCTCATGACCAAGGGCGAGGCGACAGAACTCTTTGCATCCGAGCGTACACACGATGCTCTCGAAGGGATAGTGGGCAACGTGATGCAGGCATTTGGTGGTACTGATGTTTATCCAAGTATCGAGTCCAAGGCAGCTCATCTCCTCTATTTCATCGTGAAAAATCATCCATTTGTCGATGGGAACAAGAGAACGGGTGCATACTCATTTGTTTGGTTTCTGAACTGGGCCAAAGTACTCGATACCACACGTCTCACTCCTGAAGCTCTGACGGCTATCACGCTCCTTATCGCAGAGAGCGATCCGAAAGACAAGGACAAACTCGTAAAACTCGTAATCATGCTCATCAGCAAGAAATAG
- a CDS encoding phage holin family protein — MMLLKWLVSAMAFLVLPYLVSGISVKGIGTALILALVWGLINVTIKPILLILTLPINLLTFGIFTFIINGFLLWLLGGLIQGFAVRGFLAAVLGALILSAIGTITHWAMHKTEI; from the coding sequence ATGATGTTATTGAAATGGCTCGTGAGTGCAATGGCATTTCTCGTGCTTCCATATCTCGTCTCAGGAATCAGCGTGAAGGGGATAGGTACCGCGCTTATCCTCGCTCTCGTGTGGGGACTGATCAATGTGACGATCAAACCAATTCTTCTTATCTTGACCCTGCCGATTAACCTTCTCACATTTGGTATCTTCACCTTCATTATCAACGGATTCCTCCTCTGGCTCCTCGGAGGACTGATTCAGGGATTCGCAGTCCGTGGATTCCTTGCAGCCGTGCTCGGCGCTCTCATCCTTTCGGCTATTGGCACTATCACCCACTGGGCCATGCACAAGACTGAAATATAG
- a CDS encoding Fic family protein has product MFNPKYTLTDSIVSMLTSIAEVKSVIEHARILPKNELMLRRQALVRSVHHSTAIEGNQLNVYDVEALVGKRKIDAPNRDIFEVQNYLNALKYIEEIVQEKKVITEKVLLKIHKLVTHKTLPEEQSGHYRKSPVYVVRRKLGMPTEVMYTGPDAEKVPTLCANLMAWIMKSETEINPVIVAGIVHQEIAAIHPFADGNGRTARAMATLILYKRGYDFRKLFALEDYYNRERQDYYKAINIGETYSERKVDFTPWLEYFTLGFKEEIDDVKNKILLLSARRVNSDINSQIYLAEDQMKILDFIDKMGRINVSDIVDILGCPKRTAQFHLLRLKKIGTIKQVGKGPASAYILK; this is encoded by the coding sequence ATGTTCAACCCAAAATATACGTTAACAGACAGTATTGTTTCGATGCTTACTTCTATTGCTGAAGTGAAGTCTGTTATTGAACATGCCCGAATCTTACCAAAGAATGAGCTGATGCTACGTCGGCAGGCTCTAGTACGATCGGTACATCATTCGACCGCCATCGAAGGGAATCAGTTGAATGTTTATGATGTCGAGGCGCTGGTAGGAAAGAGAAAAATAGATGCGCCGAATCGTGATATTTTTGAGGTACAGAATTATTTAAATGCTTTGAAATATATTGAAGAAATCGTTCAGGAAAAGAAAGTTATAACGGAAAAAGTATTATTGAAGATTCACAAGCTTGTGACTCATAAAACTTTACCAGAAGAACAGTCTGGTCATTATAGAAAAAGCCCTGTCTATGTTGTGAGGCGGAAATTGGGGATGCCGACAGAAGTTATGTACACTGGTCCAGATGCAGAAAAAGTCCCGACTCTCTGTGCGAATCTGATGGCATGGATAATGAAGAGTGAAACAGAAATCAATCCTGTGATTGTAGCAGGCATCGTACACCAAGAGATTGCAGCTATTCATCCTTTTGCTGATGGAAATGGACGTACCGCGAGAGCTATGGCGACGCTTATTCTTTACAAGCGAGGATACGATTTTCGAAAACTCTTTGCATTGGAGGATTATTACAACAGAGAACGGCAAGATTATTATAAGGCAATAAATATAGGGGAGACCTATTCTGAGAGAAAAGTAGATTTCACGCCATGGCTTGAATACTTCACACTTGGTTTCAAAGAAGAAATCGATGATGTGAAAAATAAAATTTTGTTATTATCTGCACGAAGAGTAAATAGCGACATCAATTCCCAGATATATTTAGCAGAGGATCAGATGAAAATTCTTGATTTCATTGATAAGATGGGGAGGATCAATGTATCTGATATTGTTGATATTCTTGGTTGTCCAAAAAGAACTGCACAGTTTCATCTATTGAGACTGAAGAAGATAGGAACCATCAAACAGGTTGGCAAAGGTCCAGCATCAGCTTATATTTTGAAATAA
- a CDS encoding class I SAM-dependent methyltransferase yields MNIKFRDLYVTKIKKYIPKRIFLFYNAFKQRLHIKFPESRLAHKYLDGLKGLEIGGSVHNPFGLDTKNVDYTVEENQYKKLEKKFTGESLKVDIVAPGDEIPLPDESQDFVLSAHVIEHFPNPIKTLKEWYRLIRKGGYIFMIVPHKERTFDKGRERTKLQELIDCYEGRIVRNPNPDDHYSVWITEDMVEIVKYLGWNIVEVQNVDDKVGNGFTIVIQK; encoded by the coding sequence ATGAATATAAAATTTCGTGATTTGTATGTGACCAAGATAAAGAAATATATTCCAAAAAGAATATTTCTTTTTTATAATGCATTCAAACAACGCCTCCATATCAAGTTCCCAGAAAGCAGACTCGCCCACAAATACCTCGATGGATTGAAGGGTTTGGAAATAGGAGGTTCTGTCCATAATCCATTTGGCCTCGATACGAAGAACGTTGATTATACTGTTGAAGAAAATCAGTATAAGAAGCTTGAAAAGAAGTTTACTGGAGAATCATTGAAAGTAGACATTGTCGCTCCTGGCGATGAAATACCTCTCCCTGATGAGAGTCAGGATTTCGTCTTGAGCGCACATGTCATCGAACATTTCCCAAATCCGATCAAAACACTAAAAGAATGGTATAGGCTCATTCGCAAGGGAGGATATATTTTCATGATTGTTCCTCACAAAGAAAGAACTTTTGACAAAGGACGAGAACGAACAAAACTTCAAGAGCTCATTGATTGCTATGAAGGACGCATTGTGAGGAATCCAAATCCAGATGATCATTATTCTGTCTGGATTACCGAGGATATGGTAGAGATAGTAAAATATCTCGGCTGGAATATCGTCGAGGTTCAGAACGTCGATGACAAAGTAGGGAATGGATTTACTATTGTGATTCAAAAGTAA
- a CDS encoding glycosyltransferase family 39 protein, whose product MNKQRFLAFIKAPEFILTLILVVFFFKGVFLSVLFPFFQAPDEQTHYATIQQRAEPNEKTWTIKQGKDSSNGIDISTYHFSEETIQTAQKLQFDDVKFQKENTQEFSQSDRGLHEDEIMSNNWKRYIDTYPANISGTISFYYSLGAKVEQILSDQSILTRLFSMRLLSVVMGVLIVFLAYLISQKIGFSKQNSLIITALVAFQPMFSASASQVNIDIALILAFSFYIYASVSLLHSGMHWKDILLLILSLPLAFYSKGPGIVLFAITPFLLGYLIYKRFNISLKKFSLYVSIAIFILVAVITLSVPKSYFVSITNFNATSKFDSPVESLTKYIDKTINMTSVLRTEKSYWGNFGWLDTPLSGNIIQGIWILEIIALFGIVLFFVPKRFLKKIRMGTEKSYLPEKKYILFFFGIMIALQLAIRFFDWRIFDAYKQILIGQPGRYFLPTIIPHIIVMAVGLGFFTRSKKQFDILIKTLLVSMILLSLHAMIDVIIPRYYL is encoded by the coding sequence ATGAATAAACAGAGGTTTCTGGCTTTTATCAAAGCTCCTGAATTTATCTTAACTCTCATTCTTGTTGTTTTTTTCTTCAAGGGTGTTTTTTTGAGCGTTCTTTTTCCTTTTTTCCAGGCTCCTGATGAACAGACTCACTATGCCACTATCCAACAACGAGCTGAGCCAAATGAAAAAACATGGACAATAAAACAAGGGAAAGATAGTTCAAATGGTATCGATATCTCTACGTATCATTTTTCAGAAGAAACCATCCAAACTGCTCAAAAATTGCAATTCGATGATGTGAAGTTTCAAAAAGAAAATACTCAGGAATTTTCTCAGTCTGATAGAGGATTACATGAAGATGAGATCATGAGTAATAACTGGAAAAGATATATAGATACCTACCCTGCGAATATTTCTGGGACAATATCTTTCTATTATTCTCTCGGAGCAAAAGTCGAACAGATACTCTCTGATCAATCTATCCTGACTCGCCTCTTCTCGATGCGTCTCCTCTCGGTTGTCATGGGAGTACTCATCGTGTTTCTTGCCTATCTCATTTCACAGAAAATCGGATTTTCCAAACAAAACAGTCTCATCATTACTGCTCTTGTCGCTTTTCAACCGATGTTTTCGGCCTCTGCTTCACAGGTAAACATCGATATTGCTCTCATCCTCGCATTTTCATTTTATATTTATGCATCTGTTTCCCTGCTCCATAGTGGAATGCACTGGAAAGATATCCTCCTTCTGATTCTTTCCTTGCCTCTCGCATTTTATTCCAAAGGCCCTGGAATCGTCTTATTTGCCATTACTCCATTCCTCCTTGGTTATCTGATTTACAAACGATTCAACATTTCATTGAAAAAGTTTTCTTTGTATGTAAGTATTGCAATATTTATACTCGTTGCCGTTATCACCCTCTCTGTTCCAAAAAGCTATTTCGTCAGTATCACAAATTTCAATGCAACCTCGAAATTTGATTCTCCAGTCGAATCTCTGACGAAATATATTGATAAGACTATCAATATGACCTCCGTTCTCCGTACAGAAAAATCTTATTGGGGTAATTTCGGCTGGCTCGACACACCTCTGTCTGGAAACATCATACAAGGTATTTGGATACTCGAAATCATAGCGTTATTCGGTATCGTATTGTTTTTTGTTCCAAAAAGATTTCTCAAAAAAATAAGAATGGGGACGGAAAAAAGTTATCTCCCTGAAAAAAAATATATTCTGTTCTTTTTCGGTATTATGATAGCACTTCAGCTCGCTATTCGATTCTTCGATTGGCGTATATTTGATGCATACAAACAAATTCTCATCGGCCAACCAGGACGCTACTTCTTACCAACTATCATTCCTCATATCATAGTTATGGCAGTTGGTTTGGGCTTTTTCACTCGAAGCAAGAAACAATTCGATATTCTCATCAAAACACTTCTTGTTTCAATGATTTTACTCTCCTTGCATGCGATGATCGATGTTATTATCCCTCGTTATTATCTCTAG
- a CDS encoding NAD(P)-dependent oxidoreductase, whose product MKILIVGGAGFVGTHMQKFLADKKEITFQVYDQVNGDDTRDRFKLDRLFESEGFDAIINLAARAGVRRGESFPEEYFSTNVIGLVNLIEMAEKWGVKKLVHYSSSSVFGNDEQVATDENYPKKPKSIYGITKLAGELLLQKSKLDYTIIRPFTIVGENGRKEMVVYKWLNQIKAGRKATFYGDGTTYRGYTYIEDMLRGTIECLTNSKASRQDFNLGGDQIITLEDLWNIFKEAYPQAEREMLPMPNTDQMFSLANVSKAKELLGWEHKTDIKKKIQEMIAL is encoded by the coding sequence ATGAAAATCTTGATTGTCGGAGGAGCAGGGTTTGTCGGGACACATATGCAGAAATTTCTTGCTGATAAAAAAGAAATTACTTTTCAAGTATATGACCAAGTAAATGGAGATGATACCAGAGATCGATTTAAACTCGACAGATTGTTCGAGAGTGAAGGATTTGACGCTATTATCAACCTCGCCGCACGCGCCGGCGTACGTAGAGGTGAAAGTTTTCCAGAAGAATATTTCAGTACCAATGTTATTGGTCTCGTGAATTTGATCGAAATGGCAGAAAAATGGGGGGTGAAGAAACTCGTACACTATTCATCGAGTTCAGTATTTGGAAATGATGAGCAGGTAGCGACAGATGAGAATTATCCCAAGAAACCAAAATCTATCTACGGTATTACGAAACTTGCTGGTGAACTCCTTCTCCAGAAATCAAAACTCGACTATACCATCATCCGACCGTTCACTATTGTCGGAGAGAACGGTAGAAAAGAAATGGTTGTGTACAAATGGTTGAATCAGATCAAGGCAGGGCGAAAGGCTACATTCTACGGAGACGGCACTACATACAGAGGTTATACGTATATAGAGGATATGCTTCGTGGCACTATCGAATGTCTGACTAATTCAAAAGCGAGTAGACAGGATTTCAATCTCGGAGGTGATCAGATCATCACTCTCGAAGATTTGTGGAATATATTCAAAGAAGCCTATCCACAGGCAGAGCGAGAAATGCTCCCGATGCCAAATACCGATCAGATGTTCAGTCTGGCCAATGTCAGCAAAGCAAAAGAACTCCTCGGCTGGGAACACAAGACTGATATTAAGAAGAAGATACAGGAGATGATAGCGTTGTAA
- a CDS encoding nucleotidyl transferase AbiEii/AbiGii toxin family protein, whose amino-acid sequence MFNKDKHKLIMTRILKDIYSDVTISSLLGFKGGTAAYLFYELPRFSVDLDFDLLENSQSNRDLVFERIHDILSKYGEVKDEQEKFFTVFFSLSYEAGEHQIKVEINTRKTGARYEMKSYLGIPMLVTTKESMFAGKLVAMTQRKEFVSRDLYDTHFFLTQMWDIDRDVLTSYQIESLKTYLETCIAFIEDIPDNVLLAGLGELIDEKAKVFVKNKLKNDTIFLLKVRSDILK is encoded by the coding sequence ATGTTTAACAAAGACAAACACAAGCTGATAATGACCCGGATATTGAAGGATATCTATTCTGATGTGACTATTTCATCGCTTCTCGGTTTCAAGGGTGGAACAGCGGCTTATTTATTTTATGAATTACCGAGGTTTTCTGTCGATTTGGATTTTGATTTGTTGGAAAATTCTCAGAGTAATAGAGATCTCGTCTTTGAGAGAATTCACGATATATTGTCGAAATACGGAGAAGTCAAAGATGAACAAGAGAAATTTTTCACCGTATTTTTTTCGCTTTCTTATGAAGCAGGTGAACATCAGATCAAGGTTGAAATAAATACAAGAAAGACGGGAGCTCGTTATGAAATGAAGAGTTATCTCGGTATCCCTATGTTGGTCACAACGAAAGAGTCTATGTTCGCAGGGAAGCTCGTCGCGATGACACAGAGGAAAGAATTTGTTTCTCGTGATCTCTATGATACTCATTTTTTTCTGACACAGATGTGGGATATAGATAGAGATGTCCTGACTTCTTATCAAATCGAATCTTTGAAGACATATCTTGAGACTTGTATTGCATTCATAGAGGATATTCCTGATAATGTACTATTGGCTGGTCTAGGGGAATTGATCGATGAAAAAGCGAAAGTATTTGTAAAGAATAAATTGAAAAATGATACCATTTTTCTCTTGAAAGTTCGATCAGATATCCTCAAATAA
- a CDS encoding oligosaccharide flippase family protein → MISSVGIKQKLFQIAEIIHLRIFGHEMGEEMRKFIGNLSWSFFGGIIASVLMFGVNVGMGRYFGPEEYGKYNFVLILSQFLLIFIYLGTDVSSVKFLSSEKEMSDRKSFFSSSYYFVFVMILLSWCVYYFVHQKIESYFHIDSQYLFLALILGSVLGMKGVVDGYLRAFSLFRFQAFLRVIEATLVIIFLFLILKVFGIREYQYYVYAIVGGAVLFSLITLFRLKENFGVFRWTSLKLMLSYGKVVLMGVVLGAVFNSLDKIIVAKYLGVTQLGVYSAYFMTSTNLIAQMTQVFNNVFFPAISRVDNIAYVAKINTLMKQFFVPGGIIFSLVLYGILLIFGKAYKPDVFLAIGFGFLSILQIIFTINASIIMALSKELLKRYYFWLYSVSFLHIAFYGIFIYFKFVTIPILLLLFFINFSVIIFIQKNLINTFIKAKKNPHSQFISDMVE, encoded by the coding sequence ATGATTTCATCTGTAGGAATAAAGCAGAAACTGTTTCAGATTGCGGAGATCATCCATCTCCGTATTTTTGGGCATGAAATGGGGGAGGAAATGAGAAAATTTATCGGAAATCTCTCCTGGTCATTCTTTGGAGGGATAATTGCTTCGGTACTGATGTTTGGAGTAAATGTTGGTATGGGACGGTATTTTGGACCCGAAGAGTATGGGAAATATAATTTTGTATTGATTCTGAGTCAATTTCTATTAATTTTTATATATCTAGGAACAGATGTTTCAAGTGTGAAATTTCTTTCTAGCGAGAAAGAAATGTCGGACAGGAAATCGTTTTTTTCGAGTTCGTATTATTTCGTTTTTGTGATGATTCTCTTGTCTTGGTGTGTATATTATTTCGTTCATCAGAAGATTGAGAGTTATTTCCATATAGATAGTCAATATCTATTTCTCGCCCTCATCTTAGGATCAGTTCTTGGTATGAAGGGTGTGGTCGATGGATATTTGAGAGCATTCTCTCTCTTTCGTTTTCAGGCATTTTTGCGTGTTATTGAGGCGACTTTGGTCATTATTTTCCTTTTTTTAATTTTAAAAGTGTTTGGCATAAGGGAATATCAATACTATGTGTATGCGATTGTAGGAGGAGCCGTCTTGTTTTCGCTTATAACTTTATTTCGATTGAAAGAGAATTTTGGAGTGTTTCGATGGACGTCTTTAAAATTGATGTTGTCTTATGGAAAAGTTGTTCTTATGGGCGTGGTTTTGGGCGCGGTATTTAATTCGCTTGATAAGATAATTGTTGCAAAATATCTTGGCGTGACACAATTAGGGGTTTATTCAGCGTATTTTATGACTTCGACTAATCTTATTGCACAAATGACGCAAGTATTCAATAATGTCTTTTTTCCAGCTATCTCTCGAGTAGATAATATAGCGTATGTGGCGAAAATAAACACATTAATGAAACAGTTTTTTGTTCCTGGTGGAATTATTTTTTCTTTAGTTTTATATGGGATACTGCTTATTTTTGGGAAAGCCTATAAGCCAGATGTCTTTTTGGCAATCGGATTTGGATTCTTATCTATTCTTCAAATTATTTTCACCATAAATGCATCAATAATTATGGCTCTTTCAAAAGAACTACTCAAGAGATACTATTTTTGGTTGTACAGTGTAAGTTTCCTTCATATTGCTTTCTATGGAATTTTTATATATTTCAAATTTGTTACGATACCGATTTTGCTCCTATTATTTTTCATAAATTTTTCAGTGATAATATTTATTCAAAAAAATCTTATAAATACCTTTATCAAAGCAAAAAAAAATCCTCATTCCCAGTTTATTTCTGATATGGTAGAATGA
- a CDS encoding SIS domain-containing protein, producing MIKKNVELILSEIKTVFESLDENQAILLRDEILNANTIVVCGAGRVGMAIRGFGMRLGHLGMKAFTLGDSVVPGISKGDLLIVASGSGETQTIFDLVEIGKKNGVRIALITGNPESRMGKLADIVVKITAPSKTKAVEGFISIQPMTTLNEQSLGIFFDALVLDLMEKMRETHDTMWARHSNLE from the coding sequence ATGATAAAGAAAAACGTTGAATTGATTCTCAGTGAAATAAAGACTGTTTTTGAATCATTAGATGAAAATCAGGCTATATTGCTTCGAGATGAAATTTTGAATGCGAATACGATAGTAGTTTGTGGGGCTGGTCGGGTAGGTATGGCGATACGTGGCTTTGGGATGCGATTAGGACATCTTGGAATGAAAGCCTTTACTCTCGGTGATTCGGTGGTTCCCGGAATCAGCAAAGGTGATTTGCTGATTGTTGCATCCGGATCAGGAGAAACTCAAACTATATTTGACCTTGTTGAAATTGGGAAAAAAAATGGTGTACGCATTGCTTTGATAACTGGTAATCCTGAATCAAGAATGGGGAAACTTGCAGATATTGTAGTGAAAATTACAGCTCCATCAAAAACAAAAGCAGTTGAGGGGTTTATATCGATTCAACCGATGACAACCTTAAACGAACAAAGTCTCGGAATATTTTTTGATGCTCTTGTATTAGATCTTATGGAAAAAATGAGAGAAACCCATGATACTATGTGGGCGAGGCATTCTAATTTGGAATAA
- the rpe gene encoding ribulose-phosphate 3-epimerase, whose protein sequence is MHDHKHCQLAASIICGNSFNLESDLAALEKGGIDYIHFDVMDGVFVPRFGLFPEYLKAIRSKTNLPIEVHMMVQDPEPYIQDFVNAGATMLTPHIEPLMHVHRTVMKIKSAGVQAGLALNPGTPLSSLDSILEDLDLVMLMAINPGIVGHKLIPRTMGKIAELRKKIDETGKDIMIEIDGGVTPTSGIEMVRAGANMLVCGTGTIFQPPAKLDDKIREFRLTL, encoded by the coding sequence ATGCACGATCACAAACACTGTCAGTTAGCTGCATCAATAATTTGTGGCAATTCTTTCAATCTTGAGTCGGATTTGGCTGCTCTTGAAAAAGGGGGAATTGATTATATTCATTTTGATGTGATGGATGGAGTATTTGTTCCACGCTTTGGATTGTTTCCTGAATATTTGAAAGCTATTCGCTCCAAGACAAATCTTCCGATAGAGGTTCATATGATGGTGCAGGATCCGGAGCCGTATATTCAGGACTTCGTGAATGCTGGAGCGACAATGCTTACTCCGCACATAGAGCCGCTTATGCATGTTCATCGCACGGTAATGAAGATTAAGAGTGCAGGCGTTCAGGCTGGGTTGGCACTTAATCCCGGAACACCACTTTCATCGCTTGATTCTATTTTGGAAGATTTGGATTTGGTAATGCTGATGGCTATCAATCCTGGTATTGTGGGTCACAAACTTATCCCAAGAACCATGGGGAAAATTGCGGAGTTGCGAAAAAAAATCGATGAAACAGGCAAGGATATTATGATAGAAATTGATGGTGGTGTCACGCCTACGAGTGGGATTGAAATGGTCAGGGCGGGTGCAAATATGTTGGTGTGTGGTACAGGGACAATTTTTCAGCCACCAGCAAAACTGGATGACAAGATACGAGAATTTCGATTGACATTATAA